AAAAACTTGACTTTGCACTGAAACACCTTGAAACAACAATCCTGAGAAGGATTCAACTTGAAAAAATAAAAAAACAGCAGGAATGTGAAAAATTATCAACCGAAATAGCAGAGCTGAAAAGACAAATAAGCGTGCACCTAAACGAAATTAAAACTCTGAGAAGTATAATCGGAGAGACTGCTGCAGGAATTAGTGAAGTCATAGAGATTATCGAAAAGGTCAATCATCAGCCATAAGTAATTGCATTTTGACTGGATCAGATTCCAGTAAATTAGACTGATCCTGGTAGACTTGTGATAAGTCTTCGGATTGCACTTCCATTTACCTGAGTTACACTGTAGGCAGTACGGGAAAGCAAGCTTTATTTGCAATACCTATCCTTCTCAGAGCACAGAAGAATTTCCATGAACACGCTCATAACAAAAAATATTACTATAAACGGTACCGAGTACAAGGTAGCCTGCCCAAAAGAAGACGAAAATCGCATAGAGTACGTTTCAGAACGATTGGATCGGCGGGTCAAAGGAATTGCAGCAGCGTCACATTCCAAATTAAACGACGCCACCCTGCTCCTTTTCGCTGCCCTGGAACTAGAAAATCTTCTCCTAGATACTACTACTGAAGATATAGCTTGTACTAGAAGTACAAAATATCAACAGGAAAAAGTTATTGAGTACGCTACAGCGACTATTGAAAATTTTATCAAGCACGTAGAGAATATGGGTTGACGCGTGCGGACGTGGCGGAATTGGTAGACGCGCTAGACTTAGGATCTAGTGGGCATCCCGTGGAGGTTCAAGTCCTCTCGTCCGTACCAGGATGCTTTAGGCTTAAGTCCATCTCTATGCTATTGAAAGAAGTTTGTAGTCACGGTTTAAAAAGAAAATACGAGGTCGAAGTACCGGCGTCTGCTATAGATGCTGGTTTCAAGGAGGCTGTTGAAGATAGGATAAAGAAAAACGTTTATCGGGGTTTCAGGAAGGGTAAGACTCCATTCGACGTCGCTGCGAAACAAGAAGAAGGCCTGATAGATAGTGTTATCGTCGACCAAGTCTACAGGCACTGGTACGACGTTAAACAAAGTGAAAAGCTCGTCCTTTTCAATAACCACGAAGAGATTATAGGTATAGACGCTACAGCGTACAAGGAGAGTAAAGCTGCCGTTAAGTTCACTGTCGAGTGTGAGCTCCTCCCACAGATCCCGAAGATAGACTTTTCCCAGGTGAGTGTCAAAACAAAAGCATTTGAGGTATCTAAGGAGGACGTAGAAAAGTATAAACAAAAAGTGAAGGAACAACTCGTCGACTGGGTCGATCTTACTCAATCTGACTCAATAGAGAGGGGAGATAGGGTTGTTGTGGATCTGCGCGGTAAAGTTGGCGATGAAGCATTTAGAGGTGGCCAGCTTGATAATTTTGAATGTCAGGTCGGTGATGGAAAAGTAATTGCTTCTCTAAGTGATGGGATAATTGGCATGAAGGTTGGTGAAGAACGCTTCATTCCAGTTTTGTTTCCGGAAGATTATCATGACATTGCAGTTGCAGGTAAAAATGCTGTTTTCCGTACTTTAGTAAAAAGTGGAAAGAGGTCGCAGAAAGTGTCAGATCCAGAAGCTGCACTACTCAAGTGGTTGTCCTGCAAAACAGATGACGAAGCTAATGAAAAAGTGAAAATGCTCGTCACCTCGGAATGCTCAAAAAGGATTAATGAACTTCTCAGGAGACAGATCGAAGCACAATTGGAGAAATATGATTTCCAAGTTCCAGAATCGCTTTTGGAAAGACAAGAACGCTATGTTAAGGTTGATCTTCCAAGCATTTCTGCAGATGATCTTAAAAAAGAGGCTATGCGAAGAACTAGACTTTCGCTTATTCTGGCTGAATTTGCGGCAGAGAGAAATATATCGATTGATAAGACCGACGTTGCTCGTCATCTGCTAAATGTTTCCATGGCTGCTGGTCTAGATTCAAGCTATTTAGCAGAGATATACAGAAACAATAAGGACTTTGCAGGTTCGGTAACTCTTAAATTAATGGAAAGTAAGATATTTGCTGTATTACTAGAAACCGTCCAGAAAGAAGCTGAAACTTCGACGGTTGATGAAATACTCAGTTTTACAGAAGAAAAAATTGGGGCACAGGCATAGATGCAAATGGAAATGGATACTCTTACCAGAGAAAAAATGAATCTTGTTCCGATGGTAGTTGATCAAACACCTCGGGGTGAGAGAGCGTATGATATATTTTCAAGACTCTTGAAGGAACGTGTTGTTTTCCTCACAGGACCGATAGAGGATGGGATGGCTAGTCTCATAGTCGCGCAGCTCCTTTTTCTCGAAGCAGAGAACCCTGAAAAGGATATTTTTATGTACATTAACTCTCCAGGTGGTGTCGTGACCGCTGGCCTTTCGATATATGATACAATGCAGTACATAAGACCATCTGTCTCAACCGTTTGTGTTGGTCAAGCTGCTTCTGCTGCCTCCTTGATACTCGCTTCTGGCGCAGAGGGGAAACGTTTTGCTCTTCCGCATTCGCGGGTGATGGTACATCAGCCCTCTGGTGGGGTGCGGGGCCAGGCAACCGATATGGAGATTCACGTAAAAGAGATATTACAGCTCAAGAGAATGATCAATGAGATCTACCGGAAACATACGGGTGAAACAATAAAGAAAATAGAGACATTGCTCGAGAGAGATACCTTTCTGAGCCCGGAAGAAGCAAAGAAGGTTGGCTTAATTGATGACATAATCACACAGAGGAAAGAGGGTAGTGGTAAACAAGAGTGATCTAGTTCCGAAGTGCTCTTTTTGTGGTGAGACGGAAGACAAAGTACGGAAACTTGTTGCGGGCATGTCTGCATTTATCTGTGATAGATGTATAGCGTTATGCTCTAACGTACTCAGTGAAGAAATTACTCTTGAAGCAGCTTCTGCGGAAAGATTCACTCCGAAGGACATAAAGAAATACTTTGATTCGTTCATCACAGCTCAAGAGGACGCCAAGAAAATACTTTCTGTTGCAGTCTATAACCATTACAAGTGCTTTGTGGGTAGTAGATCTAATTCGAAGGATGTTGAAATCACAAAATCTAATATTCTCATCATCGGTCCTACTGGCTGCGGAAAAACACTCTTTGCAAAGACATTGGCACGCTTTTTGAATGTACCGTTCGCAATTTGTGACGCTACAAGCATTACTGAGGCTGGATATGTAGGAGACGATGTAGAAAACATCTTGAGGATGCTCCTACAATCTGCTGACTACAACG
This genomic window from Neorickettsia risticii str. Illinois contains:
- the tig gene encoding trigger factor, producing MLLKEVCSHGLKRKYEVEVPASAIDAGFKEAVEDRIKKNVYRGFRKGKTPFDVAAKQEEGLIDSVIVDQVYRHWYDVKQSEKLVLFNNHEEIIGIDATAYKESKAAVKFTVECELLPQIPKIDFSQVSVKTKAFEVSKEDVEKYKQKVKEQLVDWVDLTQSDSIERGDRVVVDLRGKVGDEAFRGGQLDNFECQVGDGKVIASLSDGIIGMKVGEERFIPVLFPEDYHDIAVAGKNAVFRTLVKSGKRSQKVSDPEAALLKWLSCKTDDEANEKVKMLVTSECSKRINELLRRQIEAQLEKYDFQVPESLLERQERYVKVDLPSISADDLKKEAMRRTRLSLILAEFAAERNISIDKTDVARHLLNVSMAAGLDSSYLAEIYRNNKDFAGSVTLKLMESKIFAVLLETVQKEAETSTVDEILSFTEEKIGAQA
- the zapA gene encoding cell division protein ZapA, with the protein product MNTLITKNITINGTEYKVACPKEDENRIEYVSERLDRRVKGIAAASHSKLNDATLLLFAALELENLLLDTTTEDIACTRSTKYQQEKVIEYATATIENFIKHVENMG
- a CDS encoding ATP-dependent Clp protease proteolytic subunit, giving the protein MDTLTREKMNLVPMVVDQTPRGERAYDIFSRLLKERVVFLTGPIEDGMASLIVAQLLFLEAENPEKDIFMYINSPGGVVTAGLSIYDTMQYIRPSVSTVCVGQAASAASLILASGAEGKRFALPHSRVMVHQPSGGVRGQATDMEIHVKEILQLKRMINEIYRKHTGETIKKIETLLERDTFLSPEEAKKVGLIDDIITQRKEGSGKQE